ACTGGGCAAAACTTTATTTTTGGCGAAACCAATCAAAACAAGAAATAGACCTAATAGAAGAAAAGTCAGGTCAGCTAAGTGCAATTGAGATAAAATGGAGCACCAAATCTAAAGTGAAATTCCCTCTAAGCTTTAGAAATCAATACCCAAATGCCGTTTTAAGTAAAATTAACCCCGACAATTTCTACGAAGCTTTGTCTTGACCATCGCTTTCTGTAATTTTGCGTTCCTTTTGGAATACATCCATCAGGTTTTCGTTATTGAAAGAAAAAACTTTATGAAGATAAGATTAGCGATTTTTGCATTTTTTATATGCTTCGCTTCGCAAGCTCAAATGAAACAAGGCAAATTCGTTTTTGGACCAAAAGTGGGTCTCCAAACTGCAAAGCTTGCTATTGTGGGTGAAAATCCAGAAGCTACTGATAGTAAGCTTGCCCTCTACTATCAAGGAGGGGTTTTTACAAGGTTCAATATGGGCAAAGTAAGCCTACAACCTGAGTTTATTTACACCCAAAAAGGTGGTAACATTGAAACTCCAAACGAAAAACATACCTATCGTTATTTAGCAACACCTGTTCTATTGGGTTATAAAGTTGCCAAAGGTGTTAACCTTGAAGTAGGTCCCGAGTTTAGCTGGGCACTTAACCAAGGTTGGAAAAAAGAAGGTGTAACGCAGTTTGGACCAGATGTAAGAAACGAGACAAGTTTAGTTGTTGGGACACGAATAGATCTACTCGATATGTTTTCTATGTTTAGTGTGAACATTAGGTATACACATGGCCTTACAAATACCACCATGCGTGAGTATACAAGCACAGCAGAGGTCGTTACTCCTCTTGACTTCCGTAACCGCACTGTTCAAGTATCGGTTACTTATAATTTCTCTGAATATTATAAGTGGTGGAAAAAATACGGCCAAAAACAAAAGAAAGATTAAGCTTCAAAAAGATATAAGATGAGTTTTATCCAAGAATTGGAATGGAGAGGCATGCTCCATCAAACAATGCCAGGTACCAAAGAGCAGCTTGAAAAGGAAATGACCTCCGCATATATAGGTTTTGATCCTACTGCGAAATCTCTTCACATAGGTAACCTTGCAACAGTAATGCTTTTGGTACACCTTCAAAGAGCTGGACATAAGCCATACGCTCTCGTTGGCGGTGCTACAGGAATGGTTGGTGACCCTTCTGGAAAATCTGCTGAAAGACAGTTTTTGGATGAAAATGTTCTACAAGAAAATCAAGCGGGTGTAAAAGCACAACTCGAAAGATTTTTAGATTTTGACTGTGGCGAAAACTCCGCCGAAATGGTCAATAATTATGACTGGTTCAAAGAATTCGGATTCCTTGACTTCCTAAGAGAAGTAGGAAAATACGTATCAGTGAACTACATGATGAGCAAAGACTCTGTCAAAACAAGATTGACAACAGGTATTTCTTATACCGAGTTTACTTATCAACTGCTACAAGGGTACGATTTCTACCATTTGTACAAAAACAAGAACATTCGACTTCAGATGGGTGGGTCCGACCAGTGGGGAAACATCACGACCGGTACAGAACTGATCCGTAGAAAAGAAAATGCAGACTCTGACGCTGAGACTGCTGATTATACTGCCTTTGCACTTACCACTCCATTAGTTACTAAGTCTGATGGCACCAAGTTTGGGAAAAGTGAAGGTGGCAATGTTTGGCTAGATCCAGACCTTACTTCACCTTACGAATTCTACCAATTTTGGATCAACCAAGCCGACGAAGACTGTAAAAGACTCATTCGTGTTTTCACACTTCTTTCGCAAGAAGAAATAGAAAAACTAGAAGCCGAGCACGCCGAAGCTCCTCACTTAAGACTTGTTCAAAAAGCAATTGCTGAAGATGTAACTACTCGTGTACATGGTGCTGAACAGTACGCACTTGCAGTGAAAGCAAGTGAAGTATTGTACGGAAAAGCAACGCTCGAAATGCTCCAAAGTTTGGACGAAAAGACTTTCAAGGCAATTTTTGACGGCGTACCGCAAACCACTATTTCTAAAGCAGATTACGACGCTTGTGAAAACTTACTCGACCTTATTTCAACCGCAACCAATGGCGAAATATACGCGTCTAAAGGCGAAGCCCGCCGTGCTCTCAAAGGAAATGCAGTGAGTGTGAACAAGGAGAAAAAACAAGACGAGAAACTAGCCCTTAGCGAGCTTACTTTACTTAATGGTAAATATTTGCTTATTGGAAAGGGGAAGAAAAATCATATAGTGGAGGTTTCTTAAGCTTTAGTCCAATTTAAATCAGCGTAAGTTCCTCCATAAAGTGTCCATCACTTATACGGTGGATTAATACTGGTCTCGTTTTATCGTGGAAGCTTTTTACAAACATCTGTCTTAACTTTTCTCCATACCTTTGGTGAAACAAATAAATTCAATGCTTAGAGATCTTGCCAAAAACGCTTTCCGATTACTCCCTATTCAAATACAAGATAGTTTCAGGGCGTACAAGTTTAAGCAATGGGAGCAAAATGGGAGAAGTATTCCACCTCCACAAGTGGTGAAGTTGTTCAAAATAAAGGAACTACAGGCCTCTCATAAGTGTGACTACTTTATAGAAACAGGTACGTATAAAGGCGATATGATATATGCCAATAAACACAATTTCAAAAACCTGATTTCAGTAGAGCTATCTCCACTTTATTTCGCCAAAGCAGAGAAAAAGTTTGCCAATGATAGCAATGTAAAAATTCATTTTGGGGATAGCGGAAAGCTAATGCCAGAAATCATTAAAAACCTTGATGCCAAAGCACTATTTTGGCTCGATGGGCATTTTTCCAGTGGTCAAACAGCTCAAGGAGAATTAGACTGCCCTATTTTTGGTGAATTGGATGCTATTTTCTCTTCTCCACATAAGCATGTGTTGTTAATTGACGATGCTCGATTTTTCAATGGAACAAATGACTACCCAACTATTCCAACTTTAAAGAAATACATTGCCGATCATCAGCCCAGCAGTACTTTTGAGCTTAAAGATGATTTGATTACTGTAATTCTTTAATTCAGCTCATACCATTCCACTCCTTCTAGATTCTTACGTCGGGCTTGCTGTGGTTCTGGAGCATAGTTTTGCTCCAAATAATCAAGCACAAGTGGTTCGGCTTCGCCTAAGTCCCATAGATTTTGAGTCTTTTGCATCCAACGAATTTTATCTTTCCAGCCTTCTCTAGTAAAGCGATTCATGGTAATCATTTTGGCAGAGTGACAACTCGTACAATGTGCCTTTACATACATAAGGTTAGGCCCGTTCTTTAAGCCTGAGAGAGAGTCCAAGCCACTTTCACTTTGCAAAGTAATGTCTTCCTCCACAACAGTCGCTTGTTGTGATTTGCACGCCCATATAGCACTTACTATTGCCAGTATTACTAATCCTCTTTTCATACCACTTTGATAGCTATACGGTGACAAGAATTGTTGAGGTAACCTTTGGGGTTCCAACCTGGAGTAACCATTGGTTGTGATTTACCTTGGCTATCGGTGGCTTTTGCCCATACTTCGTAGTACCCTTTCTTAGGAAAACCAATTTCTGTATTCCACTGCTGCCAAGAAAGGCGGTTTGGTGGAGATTTAAGTTCACACTTATGCCAAGTAGCACCAAAATCTATTGATACGTGCATTTCATCTACTGTCAAGTCTCCTGCCCAAGCTTTACCTCTAAGGGTCAACTTTTCACCTTCTTTAATCATTGCACCCGTTTTGGGGAATGTTACTAAAGATTTCACTGGCATAGATTCTATAATTTCAAAATCCTCTTCAGCTACTTTTTCGCCAGGTTGAACTGGATTCTTGGGCATTCTATAGCTAGTCCCTTCCATTTTGGGGCCATCGTGAATAATGTTTCTAACTACAATTTTGCTTAGCCACTTCCCAGAAGTACTGGCAGGCCAGCCACCAATTACCAATCGCAATGGGTGTCCATTCACTAGCGGAATATTTTCATCATTCATTGCCCATGCAATCAAGGACTCATCTTCTAAAGCCTTTGCAATAGGTACCCCTCTACTTATTGATACCTTTCCTTCTTCTCCACTTAGGTGAGTGTCTTTTCCGTAATAGCCTATATAAACTGCATCCGGTTTCACACCAGCATCTTCCAATACATCTTTAAGTCGCACACCAGTCCATTTGCTGCAAGCTACTGCACCTTCCGTCCATTGGTTTCCAGAAGCAGGAGGGTAATAACCCGCTCTTCCGTTGCCACCACATTCTAGCGTGAGGTAATAAGAATGAGTTTTAAACTTCGCTTTTAGCTCGGCAATAGTGTAAGTTTTACGATTAACAACGCTTTCGCCTTCAATTTGCAATGTCCAAGAATTGACATCAATTTGTTCTGGTGGAATTCCATTATTCCTAATAAAGAATTTATCTGCTGGAGTAAACTCGTCGTCCAATAAATGTGGTTGAGCCTCTACATTCCATGGTTTATTATTGAGCACTACCATATCAGGGTGCTTGCCTTCTAGGTAATCTTCCAATACCAATGGCACATAATCTTTAGGCATATTTTTGCCAAATACGATGTTTGTACCAATTATGGTTGCTAATCCTGTGAGTCCTAACTTTTTAAGAAAATCTCTTCTTTTATTTTGCTCCAAATCTTTCATTTAATCCACTGTTTTCTCTGCCAACCATAAAAACTCCTTGGTAAAGTTATCTATAAGTTTTTGGAAAGACTCATCAATTAAATCACCGTTTTCATTGAATTTAGTCTCTACCGCTCCTACTATGAGCATGTGAGGAGAAGGAATACCAAAAAAAGCACATATCATTTGTTGCATTTGCATACTCGCCCTTATTCCGCCCATCATTCCTGGTGAGGCCGTTACGATTCCAAATGGCTTTCGGCTTTGCTTAGGGAAATGATCAAGCAGGTTTTTCAAAGCTGGCGAATAGCTCCCATTGTACTCAGGACTTACTAAAATAATAGCATCAGACTCAAAAACCTTTTGTGCAGATGACTTATATCCGACCGGAACAACTTCCAAAGATCCCCATACATTTTGAATCATGGGATAGGGTTCATCTCGAACATCAAGAAAGTTTATAACGTGATCACTGTTTTGGGAGAAATGCCTTTCTAAAAACTTTGCAACTCGAACAGTTACGCTTACCTCTCTAGGACTACCTGATATGATTAAAATATTCATTTAGTAAATTTAAATTTTCGTATTTAATTAAATGGGAGTATAACCAATTCCTTTCGCCATCAAGACAGCACAAAGGGGAATGATAAGTAAAACAAGCATTTCCAACCACATACAAGCTCGAATATAAAAGGGAATTTCTATACTTTCAGACTGCTCTCCCTTTCTATGTTTGAGAAAATAAATGGTAGGTGGGAGAGACAACAAGCCAAGCAGAATTGCCAACCCAACCTTTAATTGAAATATCCAATTGTTGGTGTAAAACTCTGCTCCTTTTCCGTAGTAAAACCACATCATAAAACCGGAGATAAGCAACGTGACAGAACTAAGGCCATATGCGGCGTCAATCATCGACATTTTTTTTACAATAGCCCTCGGTAACTTTTTTGCCAAAAACAGATGCTCACCAACCAAGCTGCCAACAATAGTAAAAATGCTTATAAAATGAAGATAACGAATGAAAATATCCATAAAGTTTATGACTTAAATACTCTGGAGACCTCAGCTAAATCCTTGATATGTGCTTCTACGGCATCCATGTTTCCAGGTGTATTTTCTTCAATACACTGTTCAATAACTAAGTGGGGCCTGACCTTCTGCTTGCGTAACTCATCTGCAAATCGAAGGTAATTGATATCTCCACGACCTGAAAAGGTTTCCTTCCAAATTCCGTTTTCTGACTGACGAATATGAAGTTCAACAATTCTGCTTCCGTACATTTTCAATATATCAAAAACCGCCAATTCGGAATCTTGAGAACCACGGTAAACCCAATGAATATCAAAGCAAAAACTAACATTCTTAGCACTTGTATTTTGTAGCATGTGATGAAACTCTCTTGCACCTGCCCTTAATTCAACATCATGCGTATGATAAGCAAGTGTAATCCCTCTTTTCTTAAGTTGCTTACCAAGCATTTCCAAGTTTTCGGCTTGAATTGCTAGCTCTGCATCTGTCTTAAGCTCGGCCCCACCCCATTTTATTGGACTTGGATTTGTTACCATTATTTTGGTATTCACCTCTTTCAAAACATCCGCTATTTTGAGAACTGCGTTGATAGAATCTTTTGCTTTATTTTTTTCGTGCAAAACACTGTTAACATAAACCGAAGGTATTGATATGCCATGTTTATTTACTGCAGCAATTATTTCTTTTGTTTGTTTTACGTCATCTAGACTAGGCTCAAAAGCCTTCAGTCCCGTTTTAGCATAGTCAGCAATACAAGCATCCCAGTTTACACCCCATTTTTTGCCTGCTCTCCTGTAAAATGTAAGCCAGTTATATGCATTTGCCGAAATAGGAAAAGCTTCTCCTTTTTTCTTTGCTTCCGCCACGCTCACTCCTGCCAATGGTGCGAGTG
This portion of the Spirosomataceae bacterium TFI 002 genome encodes:
- a CDS encoding Outer membrane protein beta-barrel domain-containing protein, whose amino-acid sequence is MKIRLAIFAFFICFASQAQMKQGKFVFGPKVGLQTAKLAIVGENPEATDSKLALYYQGGVFTRFNMGKVSLQPEFIYTQKGGNIETPNEKHTYRYLATPVLLGYKVAKGVNLEVGPEFSWALNQGWKKEGVTQFGPDVRNETSLVVGTRIDLLDMFSMFSVNIRYTHGLTNTTMREYTSTAEVVTPLDFRNRTVQVSVTYNFSEYYKWWKKYGQKQKKD
- a CDS encoding tyrosyl-tRNA synthetase, whose product is MSFIQELEWRGMLHQTMPGTKEQLEKEMTSAYIGFDPTAKSLHIGNLATVMLLVHLQRAGHKPYALVGGATGMVGDPSGKSAERQFLDENVLQENQAGVKAQLERFLDFDCGENSAEMVNNYDWFKEFGFLDFLREVGKYVSVNYMMSKDSVKTRLTTGISYTEFTYQLLQGYDFYHLYKNKNIRLQMGGSDQWGNITTGTELIRRKENADSDAETADYTAFALTTPLVTKSDGTKFGKSEGGNVWLDPDLTSPYEFYQFWINQADEDCKRLIRVFTLLSQEEIEKLEAEHAEAPHLRLVQKAIAEDVTTRVHGAEQYALAVKASEVLYGKATLEMLQSLDEKTFKAIFDGVPQTTISKADYDACENLLDLISTATNGEIYASKGEARRALKGNAVSVNKEKKQDEKLALSELTLLNGKYLLIGKGKKNHIVEVS
- a CDS encoding sulfite dehydrogenase (cytochrome) subunit SorA apoprotein; translated protein: MKDLEQNKRRDFLKKLGLTGLATIIGTNIVFGKNMPKDYVPLVLEDYLEGKHPDMVVLNNKPWNVEAQPHLLDDEFTPADKFFIRNNGIPPEQIDVNSWTLQIEGESVVNRKTYTIAELKAKFKTHSYYLTLECGGNGRAGYYPPASGNQWTEGAVACSKWTGVRLKDVLEDAGVKPDAVYIGYYGKDTHLSGEEGKVSISRGVPIAKALEDESLIAWAMNDENIPLVNGHPLRLVIGGWPASTSGKWLSKIVVRNIIHDGPKMEGTSYRMPKNPVQPGEKVAEEDFEIIESMPVKSLVTFPKTGAMIKEGEKLTLRGKAWAGDLTVDEMHVSIDFGATWHKCELKSPPNRLSWQQWNTEIGFPKKGYYEVWAKATDSQGKSQPMVTPGWNPKGYLNNSCHRIAIKVV
- a CDS encoding NAD(P)H-dependent FMN reductase, translated to MNILIISGSPREVSVTVRVAKFLERHFSQNSDHVINFLDVRDEPYPMIQNVWGSLEVVPVGYKSSAQKVFESDAIILVSPEYNGSYSPALKNLLDHFPKQSRKPFGIVTASPGMMGGIRASMQMQQMICAFFGIPSPHMLIVGAVETKFNENGDLIDESFQKLIDNFTKEFLWLAEKTVD
- a CDS encoding putative membrane protein — encoded protein: MDIFIRYLHFISIFTIVGSLVGEHLFLAKKLPRAIVKKMSMIDAAYGLSSVTLLISGFMMWFYYGKGAEFYTNNWIFQLKVGLAILLGLLSLPPTIYFLKHRKGEQSESIEIPFYIRACMWLEMLVLLIIPLCAVLMAKGIGYTPI
- a CDS encoding inosose dehydratase, encoding MKLSRRKFASLLSLAPLAGVSVAEAKKKGEAFPISANAYNWLTFYRRAGKKWGVNWDACIADYAKTGLKAFEPSLDDVKQTKEIIAAVNKHGISIPSVYVNSVLHEKNKAKDSINAVLKIADVLKEVNTKIMVTNPSPIKWGGAELKTDAELAIQAENLEMLGKQLKKRGITLAYHTHDVELRAGAREFHHMLQNTSAKNVSFCFDIHWVYRGSQDSELAVFDILKMYGSRIVELHIRQSENGIWKETFSGRGDINYLRFADELRKQKVRPHLVIEQCIEENTPGNMDAVEAHIKDLAEVSRVFKS